The Bactrocera dorsalis isolate Fly_Bdor chromosome 2, ASM2337382v1, whole genome shotgun sequence region ttccctCATATGCATGTAATTTAGCGGTTATTTACATTGTAGCATTCACTTCCATATGAACAATTATTTCTTGtgagttaataattttttacactgACACATttataattaagtattttatcTTCATTATTACTTTCTTAATAAAATCCATCTATTATATATTGTTGtatcatttttattaataaccattttattttcacaattattGTACTATGTGCTTccttataaacaaaatttcaactgaaattccggcatttcaaatttaatggtatTTTTAGGTGAAAATGTCAGACAACAACAGTGAAACCGCCGCCCAACAACAGCATCAGCGCGCAAATGGTACAGAACGCTCCCAATCGACAGAGGAGAAAGAAATCCCACGCGAACCAGCTCTAGTACATAAAGACATCAATGTAAGTGCTAGATgaatttttatagatattatatatttatggatACAAGTAGGTGTTTCCACAAATTGTGTGTACATACAAACCCCCGTGTTTAGAAAAGAGCAAGATGTTGAAAACTGAAGTGTAACTTCTTAGAAACACACGACGAACTTTTATGAGCTATTAATAAGTCGACTATTATTGTTTAATGAAACTTTTATAACTTTGGATCGGGCACGAGCTGGGACTTTTTTGTATTCATGCAATGCGCTGCACCTATGTACCTAATTTGAGCTTAGCAGCACCAAAACTAGATCTTGTGCTACTAAGAGATCGTACTGGCATCGAGTAGAACGTAGATGAGTTCAATTAAACTACTTAGCAAGGTTATCTTGCCACCATCGTAGGAGTTCTTACTGGACCTTGATGAACCTAATCTTGTCATACCCAAAATCGTTAAAGTTGTGGTGGAAACATCCATGtgcttttttttcattgttcagTTTTGCAACAGTGAGATTAAAGCATTTAGCAGTCATATTTTCGGCGAACCGAGTGAAATAGCCggattttatataatattagccgcctcaacaaatttgtgatagaaGCAAAGCGTTTTGCAGATTTATGAGAGTCTTTATAATCAATACTTAGAAGTTTTAGGTAACACAACAAGCGGTGTTTTCAGTAGTCCAAATACTTTTGTTACAGGCCCGACCTTTTAACCGACCTATTTTTGTTATAGAAGTCAATCCAAATTAATTCGTGCACACATTTCTACCTACAGATAAAGACTGAATTGGAATGCCTCGTCAGGTTGCTCGACGGCAAAATCTACAAAGATGAAGAGACTGCTATGGAGGAATTACATCAGTATCTAATCGAAGATGAGGGCTCTTGGGTATTAGGCGATAATTTCCTTGTATTCGTGCAGCGTGTTTTGCGTGAAGATAACTTTTCACCCGACACACGTGTGCATTTAATACGTACATTGGCCTACGCCGCACTAAAGGATGATGTCATTATTATATTGCATCAAGATAGACGCGATCATTCACTCATGAATTATGCACAAGACATTGAGAAACATACGCCGGAAGAGCAACAAGCGTGGGCGATGTTTGTAAGGCGCTTCACACAATGCATTAAAGTGTAAACTGTATAATTATCTCCCGACAATTTCAGATGTGTAATCTTTTTGAGAATGTCGGACCCTCCGAGTGGTTGCTTTATATCTCGGAATGGGATTATTTGGGTCAGACAATATCGAATATACGCGTGACAACCAAGGTGGCGGTGCACTGCATACTCTCCAATTGTCCACAATTGAAAAATAGCGGTTCGATGATGCTCTACAACATCGCTATAAAGGAGGTGAAGACAGTGGTAAGCATGTTACTGTGTATTTTCGATTTCAAACCATTATTAAGTGCGGTTTTATACTTCAATATATTGAATTGTAGGTCTTTGACGATATTGCTGTGGAGCTGGCCATGGCCATTTTGCAATTCTTCCAAAGCAATCCAGCGGAGGAGCAAGTCTTCCGCACTCTTAAAGCCCTGGCGCGTTTTCTAGAGGTGaccattatttatttcattcctgttgttgttatttatatgCACCATTAAATATTCAAGGTCTCCGCTGATGTTGCTGCCATTATACAAATGATCGGTCCACATCCTAAGCAATTTGCTGGCATGAGCGAACGTGTCGATGAGTTGGTGAATAAGATTAGCCGCAAAGTGCCAGCTTAAAGccaaactataaaaatataacactTAAAGGCGCATAAGCTCTTGTCACTgcagatatatttatttcataatttttctattatttcattatgCGTTCAAAGATTTTAAGCAATAAGCACTTTTTCTAAAGTAATACCAgcgattttttataataaaaaagattattaaGAAACAAGATATTATAGGCAGTTCTTCgcttttagttaattttttgtagTTCTCAAGTTATCAAGCTTCATTTGAATTTATACCGCTGAATCGCTACAACACCAGCTGAAGATATTCCCTTTGTTGGCTCGTAATTGCAACCAGTTTTTTTGATTTGACACAAACATTTCCGATGGCAATTGCGTTTCTTGTGCTGCGGCATCAGCTAACGGAAAATTAGAAGAAATACCTATATAACTCAGAAACGACCATAAATAGACAATCCACCACTCACCTCCCACCGTTTTTCGATCGTAATTAAATTTCGGCGTTTGTATAATCGAAATTACATCCTCCGGCTTGCGTAACAGTATTTTACCTACACCCTTACACATGCGCAACACTTCGTGATTACTCAACTTCTCCAACTGCTCGGCATTCAGCTGCGAACAAGCCAATATCCATTCGCGCACACAATCGAAGTCATTCAGCAGTTGCACTGCGCCGTTCACGCTGAACTTAATGCGTTTCATATAAATGTAGTCGAGCCAGGcttcacaaattattttcaaaatcaattttaaagtCACCAAATCCTTTGTGGCTTTAATGGCAGGTAAAAATATTTGATCCAGCACATAGTCGACGTAATCGTTTTTCACTTCTTCGTCGAAGACACGCTGCTGCCAGTGGCTGGCAGGCGGAAAGGAAAGCTTGAAATTGGCAAGACTGAGTATACGACACACTTCGGACATAATTTGCACGCATTCTTCATTTGTTTTCTGTAAAAGAAGCGATTCAAAGCAATTGAAGCGACAGTCACCCTAAGTTACCTTGAGTTTATCGATATTGACATTGATCTCCAATATCAATTTAGCACGCAACGCAACATTTACAAGCATAAGGATATCAGTGAGATCGGCAGTTAATTTGGGTAGCTTATGCTTGCTAAAGCCGgccaaacacacacgcacatcgTGCTCCATTATGCGGAAGAAGCGATCCATTTGCCATTCACAGCAGAGTTGCTTGGCTTGCTCCTTCACCCACAAACGCATCGAGTGTACGGAGTGATCTGACGGTTATagttcaaattttaaataatcaaaaggCTTTAGCGTAGCCAACAGCTTACTCACCAATGCGATGGAGTATAGGTATTTGCTCGGCAACAGGTAGGCTACTGATTTGCATTTCCGCTTCACTACTGGGAAAATAACTATTGCTTAATTCTATCAAATTCTGGAAGACTAGCACCCAAAAACTGCCGGTGTAAGTGCCAAGATGCTGCAAGTAGGAGAACTGAGtttttaagctaaaaaaatCACATGAGGAGGCTGCGAATTATCGAAATATGCGAGTTATTGAAAATCGGTGAAAGCAAAATGCAGTTTATATGCAAAGCAGAGCGGAAAACTTGTAACCATTGtaacaaaataaatagtaattgtACCTCCTCTTGACCCACAGGCCGATATAACTGTAAAGCACGTTCCATCGTCGTTGGCCGGCAATTTGTTGATAACAAAGCGTAACGAAACAATTGATCCCATACATTAACGGAAACAAAGTTCGTAAGGCTTTCGGCAACTCCGCGTAGCGTTGAATAAACAGGTTCCGGAAtatctaataaaataatatgtaagcATAATTCTCATAGTAATAGTATTTTGATGTTTACTTAACCGCTTTACTAACCTTCCACAGTATGGTGTTTCAACCAGTTTCTCATCGTTTCCACGTGCGTTAACGGATAACAAGCAAGCGGTGTATCGATCCACCATAAAATTATATGATCCAGAATAAGACCTACATTGGACCATAATATTCGAATGCCGCGAGTAACAAACTCATTTAAATCTCCTCGAGTACAGGCTTTACCTATGAATATGTCAGAAAATATGGATTATGGATTATGCCCATATCAGTATACGAATTGTGGAAAGAAGATATTATCGAAAATTAATTCTTCCATTCTCCAAACGGGATCTATCTAAAGACTTGAGTTTGTAAGCTTAATATTCCAAAAAGGAAATAAAGTGTCCATAATtgacattatgtttgcaaatGATTTGCTCAGCAGGCGCAGGCCTGCGGcgtcaaacatacatatacacaaatagtGATCATATGGAGCCGACTAACAGCTAGcttaatacaaatttacattaTGACtattaaatcacatcacatagCGGTAAAAGCGTCACCTAACCActgaccaggcaccgtgcctgcttttcttttatagagccagctaacagccagaTTCCCGCGAGATTTCAATacgactgttaaatcacatcacatggCGGCGCCAGTGTTACTTAAGTACAGATCAGGCACTGTGCctcattttcttttatagaaccagctaacagccagcttcccgcgagattacaatatgactgttaaatcacatcacatggCGGTGCGAGTGTCATTTAAGCACTGACCAAGCaccgtgcctgcttttcttttatagagctaGCTAAAAGCCAGTTTCCCGCGAGATTACaatatgactgttaaatcacatcacatggCGGTGCGAGTGTCACTTAAGCACTGACCAAGCACCGTGCCTGCTTCCCGTTTCCCGCGAGATTTAACTATgcctgttaaatcacatcacatcgcgggGCCAGTGTTTCATAAGTACAGATCAGGCActgtgcctgcttttcttttatatagcTAGCTAAAAGCCAGTTTCCCGCGAGATTACAATATGACTATTAAATAAGATCACATGGCGGTGCGAGTGTCAACTTATagagccagcttcccgcgagattaTGACTCTTAAATCGCATATG contains the following coding sequences:
- the LOC105226033 gene encoding uncharacterized protein LOC105226033 translates to MSDNNSETAAQQQHQRANGTERSQSTEEKEIPREPALVHKDINIKTELECLVRLLDGKIYKDEETAMEELHQYLIEDEGSWVLGDNFLVFVQRVLREDNFSPDTRVHLIRTLAYAALKDDVIIILHQDRRDHSLMNYAQDIEKHTPEEQQAWAMFMCNLFENVGPSEWLLYISEWDYLGQTISNIRVTTKVAVHCILSNCPQLKNSGSMMLYNIAIKEVKTVVFDDIAVELAMAILQFFQSNPAEEQVFRTLKALARFLEVSADVAAIIQMIGPHPKQFAGMSERVDELVNKISRKVPA
- the LOC105226085 gene encoding uncharacterized protein LOC105226085 isoform X2 translates to MSSTPKWYCRNKSTPPIQTFAEITKLGKELRRVTYRIAVDVKVDVFDEHNTLLEEVEHVCELYWNLKNESRNQDIHSLNKKIKRSPYNALLLRKYNVLMEINERRFCQLMFVLKQTVTQLLRKSSQSDMWLNWALQIANLHNKWNRRETLKDPNDCSEILSKETSVTGEKKPSQPEMSQETSGTTEWNANICSNMYPTLLLPQKPIDFANILQHASQMRTEQNSLDLLFGLFNMSEQEQAEAAATAAGTSSGATLSAVATATDLEVTAAVGDTCESTASSLEILRILTLNMHGDGEYIDYNNATDMDGGVRKEKSNCHKYAEHFLERERAYLSQLIAKSYDYCPSVFGKACTRGDLNEFVTRGIRILWSNVGLILDHIILWWIDTPLACYPLTHVETMRNWLKHHTVEDIPEPVYSTLRGVAESLTNFVSVNVWDQLFRYALLSTNCRPTTMERALQLYRPVGQEEHLGTYTGSFWVLVFQNLIELSNSYFPSSEAEMQISSLPVAEQIPILHRIDHSVHSMRLWVKEQAKQLCCEWQMDRFFRIMEHDVRVCLAGFSKHKLPKLTADLTDILMLVNVALRAKLILEINVNIDKLKKTNEECVQIMSEVCRILSLANFKLSFPPASHWQQRVFDEEVKNDYVDYVLDQIFLPAIKATKDLVTLKLILKIICEAWLDYIYMKRIKFSVNGAVQLLNDFDCVREWILACSQLNAEQLEKLSNHEVLRMCKGVGKILLRKPEDVISIIQTPKFNYDRKTVGADAAAQETQLPSEMFVSNQKNWLQLRANKGNIFSWCCSDSAV
- the LOC105226085 gene encoding uncharacterized protein LOC105226085 isoform X1, whose amino-acid sequence is MSSTPKWYCRNKSTPPIQTFAEITKLGKELRRVTYRIAVDVKVDVFDEHNTLLEEVEHVCELYWNLKNESRNQDIHSLNKKIKRSPYNALLLRKYNVLMEINERRFCQLMFVLKQTVTQLLRKSSQSDMWLNWALQIANLHNKWNRRETLKDPNDCSEILSKETSVTGEKKPSQPEMSQETSGTTEWNANICSNMYPTLLLPQKPIDFANILQHASQMRTEQNSLDLLFGLFNMSEQEQAEAAATAAGTSSGATLSAVATATDLEVTAAVGDTCESTASSLEILRILTLNMHGDGEYIDYNNATDMDGGVRKEKSNCHKYAEHFLERERAYLSQLIAKSYDYCPSVFGKACTRGDLNEFVTRGIRILWSNVGLILDHIILWWIDTPLACYPLTHVETMRNWLKHHTVEDIPEPVYSTLRGVAESLTNFVSVNVWDQLFRYALLSTNCRPTTMERALQLYRPVGQEEFSYLQHLGTYTGSFWVLVFQNLIELSNSYFPSSEAEMQISSLPVAEQIPILHRIDHSVHSMRLWVKEQAKQLCCEWQMDRFFRIMEHDVRVCLAGFSKHKLPKLTADLTDILMLVNVALRAKLILEINVNIDKLKKTNEECVQIMSEVCRILSLANFKLSFPPASHWQQRVFDEEVKNDYVDYVLDQIFLPAIKATKDLVTLKLILKIICEAWLDYIYMKRIKFSVNGAVQLLNDFDCVREWILACSQLNAEQLEKLSNHEVLRMCKGVGKILLRKPEDVISIIQTPKFNYDRKTVGADAAAQETQLPSEMFVSNQKNWLQLRANKGNIFSWCCSDSAV